Proteins encoded in a region of the Lujinxingia litoralis genome:
- a CDS encoding M20 metallopeptidase family protein has product MSAYHLKTDPELTRWRRHLHAHPELSFEEHQTAAFIEERLRELGVAQMERVADTGVVALITGELPGPTRAFRADIDALPIEELSEHDYCSTRPGVMHACGHDVHTTVGLGVARELMARRAELRGSVKMIFQPAEEASPQEVPIGAERMACEGVLENPAVEAILALHCMPTLEVGKIGYTGGAVWAQSELVEIVIEGQKSHGAYPHEGVDAVAIAAQVIVALQQVVSRRTDAREAVVLSIGKIEAGNSYNIIADRAKLTGILRGLSIEAMERAKEGARAIVEGIAGAMGARATLRFVPGARLTANDPGLEAQVVRLIEARVDGGVMVKHLPQLGAEDFAAFSRRVPAAYLFLGVKDPASAQVHPLHTPRFDVDERCLELGVRAITEALLGLGEDG; this is encoded by the coding sequence ATGAGCGCATATCATCTGAAGACCGATCCGGAGCTGACGCGCTGGCGCCGTCATCTCCACGCCCACCCTGAACTCAGCTTTGAGGAGCATCAGACCGCGGCCTTTATCGAGGAGCGCCTGCGGGAGCTGGGTGTGGCGCAGATGGAGCGGGTCGCCGACACCGGGGTGGTCGCGCTGATCACCGGGGAGCTGCCCGGGCCAACCCGGGCCTTTCGCGCGGACATCGACGCGCTGCCGATCGAGGAGCTCAGCGAGCATGACTACTGCAGCACGCGTCCCGGGGTGATGCATGCCTGTGGGCACGATGTGCACACCACGGTGGGGCTGGGCGTGGCGCGGGAGCTGATGGCCCGGCGAGCCGAGCTGCGCGGGAGCGTCAAGATGATCTTTCAGCCGGCCGAGGAGGCCTCCCCGCAGGAGGTGCCGATCGGCGCGGAGCGCATGGCTTGTGAGGGTGTGCTGGAGAACCCGGCGGTGGAGGCGATCCTGGCGCTGCACTGCATGCCCACGCTGGAGGTGGGCAAGATCGGGTACACCGGCGGGGCAGTGTGGGCGCAGTCGGAGCTGGTGGAGATCGTTATCGAGGGGCAGAAGAGCCACGGGGCCTACCCGCATGAGGGGGTCGACGCGGTGGCGATTGCCGCCCAGGTGATCGTGGCCCTGCAGCAGGTGGTCAGCCGGCGGACCGACGCCCGGGAGGCCGTGGTGCTCTCGATCGGAAAGATCGAGGCGGGCAACTCCTACAACATCATCGCCGATCGGGCCAAACTCACCGGGATTCTGCGCGGGCTCTCCATCGAGGCCATGGAGCGGGCCAAGGAGGGGGCGCGCGCCATCGTCGAGGGGATCGCCGGGGCGATGGGGGCGCGCGCGACGCTGCGCTTTGTGCCCGGGGCCCGGCTCACCGCCAACGATCCGGGGCTGGAGGCGCAGGTGGTGCGCCTGATCGAGGCCCGGGTCGACGGGGGCGTGATGGTCAAGCACCTGCCCCAGCTCGGCGCTGAGGATTTTGCGGCCTTCTCACGCCGGGTGCCCGCGGCGTATCTCTTTCTGGGGGTTAAAGATCCCGCCAGCGCGCAGGTACATCCGCTTCACACCCCGCGTTTTGATGTGGATGAGCGCTGTCTGGAGCTGGGCGTGCGGGCGATCACCGAGGCGCTGCTGGGTCTGGGCGAAGATGGCTGA
- a CDS encoding YbaB/EbfC family nucleoid-associated protein translates to MNSLVRQAQKMQSRITKVQEEIGNKTIEASTGGGMVTAVVNGKQELLQIKINPDVVDPADVEVLEEMVLGAVNQAMEMAGEMMNSEIEKITGGLNIPGLF, encoded by the coding sequence ATGAATAGCCTGGTCCGTCAGGCCCAGAAGATGCAATCGCGCATCACCAAGGTTCAAGAAGAGATCGGTAATAAGACCATTGAGGCCTCCACCGGTGGCGGCATGGTCACGGCCGTGGTCAACGGCAAGCAGGAGCTCCTGCAGATCAAGATCAACCCCGACGTCGTCGATCCGGCCGACGTGGAGGTGCTCGAAGAGATGGTGCTTGGCGCCGTCAACCAGGCCATGGAGATGGCCGGCGAGATGATGAACTCCGAGATCGAAAAGATCACCGGCGGTCTCAACATCCCGGGCCTCTTCTAA
- the recR gene encoding recombination mediator RecR, producing the protein MKPRDPITRLVNAFRKLPGIGERTATRLAFFVLNESEEMARELADALVEVKERVGLCTVCCNLTEAQVCEICRDPRRDATTICVVERTQDLRAIERTGDFRGLYHVLHGLISPLDGVGPDDIRLRELLTRLQTPPGGMEAPQEVIVACSPSVDGEATALYLQRLLKPLGLTVSRIASGVPIGGELEYTDRVTLSRALSQRREM; encoded by the coding sequence ATGAAGCCCCGCGATCCCATCACTCGCCTGGTCAATGCGTTTCGTAAGCTGCCGGGCATTGGCGAGCGTACCGCCACCCGCCTGGCCTTCTTTGTGCTCAATGAGAGCGAGGAGATGGCCCGGGAGTTGGCCGATGCGCTGGTAGAGGTCAAGGAGCGGGTGGGCCTGTGTACGGTCTGTTGTAATCTCACCGAGGCTCAGGTCTGCGAGATCTGTCGGGATCCCCGACGCGATGCGACCACCATCTGCGTGGTGGAACGCACCCAGGATCTGCGCGCGATTGAGCGTACCGGTGATTTTCGGGGGCTCTACCATGTGTTGCACGGGCTGATCAGTCCGCTCGATGGTGTGGGACCCGATGATATTCGGCTGCGCGAGCTGCTGACCCGGTTGCAGACACCGCCCGGGGGAATGGAGGCGCCACAGGAGGTGATTGTGGCCTGCAGCCCCTCGGTCGATGGCGAGGCCACCGCACTCTACTTGCAGCGACTTCTCAAACCTCTGGGGCTCACCGTAAGCCGGATCGCCAGTGGTGTACCCATTGGCGGTGAGCTTGAATACACCGACCGAGTGACCCTCTCTCGCGCCCTCTCCCAGAGGCGGGAAATGTAG
- a CDS encoding roadblock/LC7 domain-containing protein, which translates to MLSSQMVIYEEEHQQLTEICERLVRDALAKAIFIVDKDGQLVTATGETSGIDTTGLASLVAGSTAATGSLALMLGEEEFPVHFHEGKNKHLHVSVIGDTLILVVIFDERSSLGLVRLRVKRAYAEMADVIAAVAEKAKDGNKDMDIFGEITDDDIDSLFNDAF; encoded by the coding sequence ATGCTCAGTTCCCAGATGGTGATTTACGAAGAGGAGCACCAGCAGCTCACAGAGATCTGTGAGCGCCTGGTGCGCGATGCCCTCGCGAAAGCCATCTTTATCGTGGACAAGGACGGGCAGCTGGTCACCGCGACTGGCGAGACCTCCGGCATCGACACCACCGGCCTGGCCTCCCTGGTGGCGGGTTCCACCGCTGCGACCGGTAGCCTCGCTCTGATGCTCGGCGAGGAGGAGTTTCCGGTTCACTTCCACGAAGGAAAGAACAAGCATCTGCATGTCTCGGTGATCGGAGACACGCTGATCCTTGTAGTGATCTTCGATGAGCGCTCCAGCCTTGGTCTGGTGCGCCTGCGGGTGAAGCGCGCCTATGCGGAGATGGCCGATGTCATCGCCGCCGTCGCCGAGAAAGCCAAAGATGGCAACAAGGATATGGACATTTTCGGCGAGATCACCGACGACGATATCGATAGCCTGTTCAACGACGCCTTTTGA
- a CDS encoding GTP-binding protein produces MSFINYAQREIILKIVYYGPGLCGKTTNIKFIYSGTNPDARGKLVSLETKQERTLFFDFLPLSLPAIRGFKTRLHLYSVPGQLFYSASRKLIMKGADGVVFVADSQRARKEANIISMEDLKENLVAYGYDIDKIPFVIQYNKRDLPTAMPLEELRADLNPEGKYPDFEASAIAPNGPGVFETLKAVVKQILVELKKTK; encoded by the coding sequence ATGTCGTTCATCAATTACGCCCAGCGGGAAATCATCCTCAAAATCGTTTACTACGGGCCGGGGCTCTGTGGAAAAACGACGAACATTAAGTTCATCTACTCAGGGACTAACCCTGACGCCCGCGGTAAGCTGGTAAGCCTGGAAACCAAGCAGGAACGTACGCTCTTCTTCGACTTCCTGCCGCTGAGCTTGCCGGCCATTCGTGGCTTTAAGACGCGCCTGCACCTCTACTCGGTGCCCGGGCAGCTCTTTTACAGCGCCAGTCGTAAGCTGATCATGAAGGGTGCCGACGGCGTGGTGTTCGTTGCCGACAGCCAGCGCGCCCGCAAAGAGGCCAACATCATCTCGATGGAGGACCTCAAAGAAAACCTTGTCGCCTACGGCTACGATATCGACAAGATCCCCTTTGTGATTCAGTACAACAAGCGCGACCTTCCCACGGCCATGCCGCTGGAAGAACTCCGCGCCGATCTGAACCCCGAGGGTAAGTACCCCGACTTTGAGGCCAGCGCGATCGCGCCCAATGGGCCCGGCGTGTTTGAGACGCTGAAGGCGGTAGTCAAACAGATTCTGGTGGAACTCAAAAAGACCAAATAA
- a CDS encoding MutS-related protein: MRRWSEQAAGGHGEEPGGEAPFADPVTLEVIGARAFVARLAPYSASARAGSSRVRSYAPEELEAWRAEIEALRALDRWYHDCPQAQRPSADALRELPTLERALRRLELHEVLRDAELFEIKRFFFYGLALLEAVEGADGLPLSDDPDAEALRQAMAGMHPEARPTARFHLSDQLDPELAAARKAQRQAARELRGRREALEAEICDSYGGRFDLRGRYRPEAGTTPDDPRLEWRAGAWHLIAPPVADAAQALDRAEVLVAECEQALRKRLSERLAPLAPRIQALHQALVRFDERLARVRLKAELGACWPTLAPESAGASSPAVMHLAHGRDPGLVDRLADQVQPIDVTLEEALTVVLGPNMGGKSALLKLVGLCHFCAQAALPVPAHSFVFSPFHALIYVGSEEPGGASDSEGLSSFGREVRRLVKHWEGRSPRLWLLDELGRGTHPQEGAKFARAVMEARAAAGDRLVVATHFPELAALQGVARLRIRGLEVSDEALRSALAGVDEGELDRLTAGLRGLMDYRPRASQATDVPRDAWRVARALGLELGEFK; the protein is encoded by the coding sequence ATGCGCAGATGGAGTGAACAGGCCGCGGGCGGGCATGGCGAGGAGCCGGGAGGGGAGGCGCCTTTTGCCGATCCGGTTACGCTGGAGGTGATCGGGGCCCGGGCCTTTGTGGCGCGCCTTGCCCCCTACAGCGCTTCGGCCAGGGCTGGGTCGAGTCGCGTCCGGAGCTACGCCCCTGAGGAGCTCGAGGCCTGGCGGGCCGAGATCGAGGCGCTGCGCGCGTTGGATCGCTGGTATCACGACTGCCCACAGGCCCAGCGCCCGAGCGCCGATGCCCTGCGAGAGCTCCCCACGTTGGAGCGTGCGCTGCGTCGCCTGGAGCTCCACGAGGTGCTGCGAGACGCCGAACTCTTCGAGATTAAGCGATTTTTCTTTTACGGGCTCGCACTTCTGGAGGCGGTGGAGGGGGCCGATGGTCTGCCCTTGTCCGACGATCCCGATGCGGAGGCCCTGCGCCAGGCCATGGCCGGGATGCACCCGGAGGCCCGGCCCACCGCGCGCTTTCACCTAAGCGATCAGCTCGATCCGGAGCTGGCAGCGGCTCGTAAGGCCCAGCGTCAGGCAGCCCGTGAACTGCGGGGGCGACGCGAGGCGTTGGAGGCGGAGATCTGCGACAGCTACGGCGGTCGTTTCGATCTCCGAGGGCGCTATCGTCCTGAGGCGGGGACCACGCCAGACGATCCGCGTCTGGAGTGGCGGGCGGGCGCCTGGCATCTGATCGCGCCACCGGTGGCGGACGCCGCGCAGGCGCTCGACCGGGCGGAGGTTCTGGTGGCCGAGTGTGAGCAGGCGCTGCGGAAGCGGCTTTCCGAGAGGCTCGCGCCCCTTGCTCCCCGGATTCAGGCGCTGCACCAGGCGCTGGTGCGCTTTGATGAGCGCCTGGCGCGTGTGCGCCTCAAAGCCGAACTCGGGGCGTGCTGGCCCACGCTGGCGCCAGAGTCCGCGGGGGCATCCTCACCGGCGGTGATGCACCTGGCGCACGGGCGCGATCCGGGGCTTGTGGATCGTCTCGCGGATCAGGTGCAGCCCATTGATGTGACCCTCGAAGAGGCGCTGACCGTGGTCCTGGGGCCGAATATGGGGGGGAAATCCGCGCTCTTAAAACTCGTGGGGCTCTGCCACTTCTGTGCTCAGGCGGCGTTGCCGGTGCCGGCCCACTCCTTTGTGTTTTCGCCGTTTCATGCCCTGATTTACGTGGGCAGCGAGGAGCCTGGCGGCGCGTCGGACTCCGAGGGGCTCTCGTCGTTTGGGCGAGAGGTGCGTCGGCTGGTGAAACACTGGGAGGGGAGGAGCCCGCGCCTGTGGTTGCTCGATGAGCTCGGCAGGGGCACCCATCCTCAGGAGGGCGCGAAGTTTGCGCGCGCGGTGATGGAGGCCCGCGCCGCCGCCGGCGATCGCCTCGTGGTGGCGACGCACTTTCCCGAACTTGCCGCGCTCCAGGGGGTGGCCCGGCTGCGGATCCGGGGGTTGGAGGTCAGCGATGAAGCATTGCGCTCGGCGTTGGCCGGGGTCGATGAAGGTGAACTCGATCGGCTCACCGCCGGGTTGCGCGGCCTGATGGACTACCGACCCCGCGCCAGCCAGGCGACCGATGTGCCTCGCGACGCCTGGCGGGTCGCTCGGGCGCTGGGGCTGGAACTCGGCGAATTCAAGTGA
- the csrA gene encoding carbon storage regulator CsrA produces MLTLTRKVGESIRIGEEIEIVVKEIRRNQVRIGIVAPRDVPIYREEVYEAILEERADDEEP; encoded by the coding sequence ATGTTGACCCTTACCAGGAAGGTCGGGGAGTCGATTCGAATCGGGGAAGAGATCGAGATCGTCGTCAAAGAGATTCGACGAAATCAGGTGCGTATTGGTATTGTCGCACCACGTGATGTGCCGATTTATCGCGAAGAGGTATACGAGGCGATTCTCGAAGAAAGGGCCGACGACGAGGAGCCCTAG
- a CDS encoding DUF4912 domain-containing protein translates to MSQRGETQLVLLWRDPEVGYVYWEVDPALKEELWICLSKREGSEARRLEVERWRVDEALSGRFVRIEEPGARYQAELWRGDVVGSGEPILCSEMSRAPRRAPGSGAERFVRVSWQERGLGFEPTEHRHPVRGRFAAGTGPRLSSMAFMRSEDLRGEKGDM, encoded by the coding sequence ATGTCTCAACGGGGAGAGACGCAGCTGGTGCTGCTCTGGCGCGACCCGGAGGTGGGCTACGTCTACTGGGAGGTGGATCCGGCTCTGAAAGAGGAGCTGTGGATTTGCCTGAGCAAGCGAGAAGGCTCCGAAGCCCGACGTCTGGAGGTTGAGCGCTGGCGGGTGGACGAAGCGCTCTCCGGGCGTTTTGTGCGGATCGAGGAGCCGGGCGCGCGCTACCAGGCCGAGCTCTGGCGGGGAGACGTCGTGGGGAGTGGGGAGCCGATCCTGTGCTCGGAGATGTCCCGAGCGCCCCGGCGTGCGCCGGGGAGTGGGGCAGAGCGTTTTGTGCGGGTCAGCTGGCAGGAGCGGGGGTTGGGATTTGAGCCGACGGAGCACCGGCATCCGGTGCGCGGGCGTTTTGCCGCCGGGACCGGGCCCCGGCTTAGCTCCATGGCTTTTATGCGGAGTGAAGACCTGCGCGGTGAAAAGGGGGATATGTGA
- a CDS encoding glycoside hydrolase family 57 protein has translation MKTYLSVVLHAHLPFIRHPEDVYHLEEMWFYEAMHETYLPLLMALDRLEQDQVPGTLTLSLSAPLLAMMADGLLAERFVAQLERMIALARADRETRGAEEPRLAVLADFYEARFDEMRTYYLDELQQDVLARFAHHARRGRLELMTCVGTHPILPFLESDAGRRAQIRAGLQEFESHFGFKPRGVWIAECAFAPGVDRLLADEGIGFACLEDVGILTADAPPVYGTYASLVSPAGVAFFGRDQLASAQVWSASEGYPGDYDYREFYRDLGYDLPLDVVLPYIHPDGIRHHTGLKYHRVTGEVGLGEKEYYRPDVARNRALDHARHFVHARRDQGNELFDKLGERPAHLTCSYDAELFGHWWFEGPLFLEAVFREAAHHDDLVLSSPASYLSEEPVQQQATPGTSTWGEDSYFGVWLDPSNAWIYRHLRNAEHRVVELSRAALHGGLPSDPLTSRALAQLGRQLLLAQASDWAFIMKTGTTVEYAQRRQSGHLRHIEELAAMLEQGTLVEAELAVLEDRYPIFKDLDPSWWAESG, from the coding sequence GTGAAGACTTACCTGAGCGTGGTGCTTCACGCCCATCTGCCTTTTATTCGCCACCCCGAGGACGTCTACCACCTCGAAGAGATGTGGTTTTATGAGGCGATGCACGAGACGTACCTGCCGCTGCTGATGGCGCTGGATCGTCTGGAGCAGGATCAGGTGCCGGGCACGCTCACGCTGAGCCTGAGCGCCCCGCTGCTGGCGATGATGGCCGACGGACTGCTGGCCGAGCGCTTTGTGGCGCAGCTGGAACGCATGATCGCGTTGGCCCGCGCCGATCGCGAGACTCGGGGGGCGGAAGAACCCCGTCTGGCCGTGCTGGCTGATTTTTACGAGGCGCGCTTCGATGAGATGCGCACCTACTATCTGGACGAACTCCAACAGGATGTGCTTGCGCGCTTTGCTCACCACGCTCGCCGCGGGCGTCTGGAGCTGATGACCTGCGTGGGCACGCACCCGATCTTACCCTTTCTGGAGAGCGACGCCGGGCGTCGCGCGCAGATTCGGGCCGGACTCCAGGAGTTTGAGAGTCATTTTGGGTTCAAACCCCGGGGGGTATGGATCGCCGAGTGTGCTTTTGCTCCGGGCGTCGATCGCCTCCTGGCTGACGAGGGCATCGGCTTTGCCTGCCTGGAAGACGTGGGCATCCTCACCGCCGATGCCCCGCCGGTCTACGGCACCTACGCATCGCTGGTCTCGCCAGCGGGGGTCGCGTTTTTCGGGCGCGATCAGCTCGCCAGCGCGCAGGTCTGGAGTGCCAGCGAAGGGTATCCGGGCGACTATGACTATCGCGAGTTTTATCGTGACCTGGGTTACGACCTGCCGCTGGACGTGGTCCTTCCCTATATCCATCCCGATGGTATTCGGCATCATACCGGGCTGAAGTACCACCGGGTCACTGGCGAGGTGGGCCTGGGCGAAAAGGAGTATTATCGCCCGGATGTCGCTCGCAATCGCGCCCTGGATCACGCGCGCCATTTTGTGCACGCGCGCCGAGACCAGGGGAACGAGCTTTTTGACAAACTTGGCGAGCGACCGGCGCATCTGACCTGCTCTTACGACGCGGAACTCTTTGGTCACTGGTGGTTTGAGGGACCGCTTTTTCTGGAAGCGGTCTTTCGCGAGGCGGCCCATCACGACGATCTGGTGCTCTCGTCGCCGGCCTCGTACCTGAGCGAGGAGCCGGTGCAGCAGCAGGCCACGCCGGGGACCTCGACCTGGGGCGAAGACTCGTATTTTGGCGTGTGGCTCGATCCCTCAAATGCCTGGATTTATCGGCATCTGCGCAACGCCGAGCATCGGGTGGTGGAACTCTCGCGGGCGGCGCTCCATGGTGGGTTGCCCTCCGATCCGCTCACCTCCCGTGCGCTGGCGCAGCTCGGTCGTCAGCTCCTGTTGGCTCAGGCCAGTGATTGGGCCTTTATCATGAAGACCGGCACCACCGTGGAGTACGCTCAACGGCGCCAGTCCGGGCATCTGCGTCATATTGAAGAGCTGGCGGCGATGCTGGAGCAGGGGACGCTCGTGGAGGCCGAGTTAGCGGTCCTTGAAGATCGATATCCGATCTTCAAAGACCTGGATCCGAGCTGGTGGGCCGAGTCCGGTTGA
- a CDS encoding DoxX family protein: MSDLRKSSFLMGRIVAGFFYLIMGLNHFGQWGSLSAYAAEKGVPWASLAVGVSGVLLVMGGISVALGLRPVLGVLCVVLALLPITLIMHNFWAIDDAAARQIELTSFLKNGGLIGSALIFTAIRHPWPMSLDEWLDTWSFRQRLRQAEEP; encoded by the coding sequence ATGAGCGACCTGCGCAAGAGCAGCTTCTTGATGGGTCGAATCGTCGCCGGGTTCTTTTACCTGATTATGGGCCTGAACCATTTTGGGCAGTGGGGCTCATTGAGCGCCTATGCCGCCGAGAAGGGCGTGCCCTGGGCGTCGCTGGCGGTGGGCGTCAGCGGCGTGCTCCTGGTGATGGGAGGGATAAGCGTGGCGTTGGGGCTGCGCCCGGTGCTCGGGGTGCTCTGCGTGGTGTTGGCGCTCCTGCCCATCACGCTGATCATGCACAATTTCTGGGCCATTGACGACGCTGCCGCCCGGCAGATCGAGCTGACCAGCTTTCTGAAAAATGGGGGTCTTATCGGCTCGGCGCTCATCTTCACGGCGATTCGCCACCCCTGGCCGATGAGCCTGGATGAGTGGCTGGATACCTGGAGTTTCCGCCAGCGCCTGCGTCAGGCCGAGGAGCCGTGA